A window of Rhodospirillaceae bacterium contains these coding sequences:
- a CDS encoding bifunctional methylenetetrahydrofolate dehydrogenase/methenyltetrahydrofolate cyclohydrolase — MTVSTPPLSTKIIDGKFYAQQLLDLVVSQVRELGQKEKVTPGLAMVLVGDDPASILYVGMKTQKAQKIGIKSKDFRLPATTSLTKLLQLIGQLNADPAIHGILIQLPLPSHLPVRTVIDHIDPAKDVDGLHSINAGHLANGQPSIIPCTPAGCLYLLQQIFPKGLEGKKAVVIGRSALVGRPMAWLLLQQNCTVTMAHRHTVDLAGQCRQADIIVAAAGHAQLVRGDWVKNGAVVIDVGINKIDDPTGQKGYSLQGDVAFLEVLPNAKAITPVPGGVGPMTVAFLLHNTLKLCYQGLNRPYASL, encoded by the coding sequence ATGACGGTTTCCACCCCCCCCTTATCTACCAAGATTATTGACGGTAAATTTTATGCCCAACAATTGCTGGACCTTGTTGTTTCACAAGTCCGTGAGCTTGGGCAGAAAGAAAAAGTAACGCCTGGATTGGCGATGGTTTTGGTTGGCGATGATCCGGCTAGTATTTTATATGTAGGCATGAAGACCCAAAAGGCACAAAAAATCGGGATAAAATCCAAGGATTTTCGCTTGCCTGCTACCACCAGTTTAACCAAATTATTGCAATTGATTGGGCAATTGAATGCAGACCCTGCCATCCACGGCATTCTCATCCAATTGCCATTGCCTTCCCATTTACCTGTCCGTACCGTCATTGACCATATTGATCCTGCCAAGGATGTGGATGGATTGCATAGCATCAATGCGGGGCATTTAGCCAACGGCCAACCTTCCATCATACCTTGTACGCCTGCCGGTTGTTTATATTTACTGCAACAAATTTTTCCGAAGGGCTTGGAGGGTAAAAAGGCTGTCGTGATTGGACGTTCCGCCTTGGTAGGGCGGCCAATGGCTTGGTTGTTGCTGCAGCAAAATTGTACGGTAACCATGGCACACCGGCATACGGTGGATTTGGCTGGCCAATGCAGGCAGGCGGATATTATCGTGGCTGCTGCTGGGCATGCGCAGTTGGTCAGGGGGGATTGGGTAAAAAATGGTGCGGTGGTCATTGATGTGGGGATTAATAAAATAGATGATCCCACAGGACAGAAAGGCTATAGCCTGCAAGGAGATGTGGCTTTTTTGGAGGTACTGCCAAACGCTAAAGCCATTACCCCTGTGCCAGGCGGGGTTGGCCCCATGACCGTTGCCTTTCTTTTGCATAATACCTTGAAGCTTTGTTATCAGGGGTTAAACCGTCCCTATGCCAGTTTATGA
- a CDS encoding DUF167 domain-containing protein, which translates to MIKEEYIKLYVKVIPNARCTRIMGWITQDKGLKLLKISVAAIAEKGKANQVVLKFLSVQLKIPLKNITLEQGAKDQYKTILIKSDQTNVMQLLAPAGTEDIE; encoded by the coding sequence TTGATTAAAGAGGAATATATTAAGCTTTATGTGAAGGTTATCCCCAACGCCCGCTGCACCCGGATAATGGGGTGGATCACCCAGGATAAAGGTTTGAAATTGCTTAAAATATCGGTGGCCGCTATTGCCGAAAAAGGAAAAGCCAATCAGGTCGTTCTAAAATTCTTAAGTGTTCAGTTGAAGATTCCCTTGAAAAATATTACCCTTGAACAGGGCGCTAAAGATCAATACAAAACGATATTGATTAAGAGTGATCAGACAAATGTCATGCAATTATTGGCCCCCGCAGGAACAGAAGATATCGAATGA
- a CDS encoding YggT family protein — protein sequence MYSLFRLVDTLLNVYGWILLISAVLSWLIVFDVVNARNHFVRSITHFLFAVTEPLLRPIRRLLPAIQGVDLSPLVLFLIIYLIRSLMYEYWLGWIFRV from the coding sequence ATGTATTCCCTGTTCCGCTTGGTCGATACCCTGTTAAACGTTTATGGCTGGATATTACTTATCAGTGCGGTTTTAAGCTGGCTGATTGTTTTTGATGTCGTCAATGCCCGCAATCATTTTGTGCGCAGCATTACTCACTTTTTATTTGCGGTCACGGAGCCCTTATTGCGTCCTATCCGGCGGTTGTTACCGGCGATCCAAGGGGTTGATTTGTCGCCACTTGTCTTATTCCTGATCATCTATCTGATCCGCAGCTTGATGTATGAATATTGGCTGGGGTGGATTTTCAGGGTTTAA
- the gpt gene encoding xanthine phosphoribosyltransferase → MNPVNKYFPVTWDEFHRHTKALAWRLVNQGPNNGRWTGIVAITRGGLVPAAVIARELDIRLIDTVCIASYDDEKQGGLKILKPIKGDGKGWLIIDDLVDTGKTAKAIRAMLPHAHFACIYAKPAGRPLVDSFVTEVSQDTWILFPWDIEHQMTQPIADQIPVDKL, encoded by the coding sequence ATGAATCCAGTCAATAAATATTTTCCTGTTACCTGGGACGAATTCCACCGCCACACCAAGGCATTAGCTTGGCGTCTCGTCAACCAAGGCCCTAACAACGGTCGCTGGACAGGGATTGTTGCGATCACGCGGGGCGGGCTGGTGCCAGCCGCTGTCATCGCGCGCGAGTTGGATATCCGGTTAATAGATACCGTTTGTATCGCCAGTTATGATGATGAAAAACAAGGGGGCCTAAAAATCTTAAAGCCCATTAAAGGCGATGGCAAAGGCTGGTTAATCATTGACGATTTGGTAGATACCGGTAAGACCGCCAAAGCGATTCGCGCCATGTTGCCCCATGCCCATTTCGCTTGCATTTATGCCAAACCCGCCGGTCGCCCGTTGGTTGACAGTTTCGTCACGGAAGTCAGCCAAGACACCTGGATTTTGTTTCCCTGGGATATTGAACATCAAATGACCCAGCCGATTGCTGACCAAATCCCCGTTGATAAGCTTTAA
- the pyrF gene encoding orotidine-5'-phosphate decarboxylase, with translation MTPPNLFVALDIHDSEQINPILQKLSNHIQGIKIGLEFLYAIGWEKMKEVCEKNPYQLFLDVKLHDIPHTVARAIDGLVKNCQPDLITVHASGGSAMLKAAVESAHEAADKYRVHCPDLIAVTLLTSLEKSDLEDFGSFSSSLDQSLRLANLAYQSGVQGVVCSGLEVGFLKAVFGDKLRLVVPGVRPSLQQAVDQKRIITPRQAIIEGATDLVVGRPILQAVNPAEAAQAIQSEMQQAQQELSQHNNQVM, from the coding sequence ATGACCCCCCCAAACTTATTTGTAGCTTTAGACATTCACGATTCAGAACAAATTAACCCGATCCTTCAGAAATTGTCCAATCACATCCAAGGGATAAAAATAGGGTTGGAATTCCTCTATGCCATCGGTTGGGAAAAAATGAAGGAAGTATGCGAGAAAAATCCCTATCAATTATTTTTAGATGTAAAATTGCACGATATTCCCCATACGGTAGCACGGGCAATTGACGGACTGGTCAAAAATTGCCAGCCAGATTTAATAACGGTTCATGCAAGCGGCGGATCAGCTATGTTAAAAGCGGCGGTAGAATCAGCCCATGAAGCGGCAGATAAATACCGGGTGCACTGTCCTGATTTGATTGCGGTTACCTTATTAACCAGCCTTGAGAAAAGCGATCTGGAGGATTTTGGGTCCTTTTCCTCCTCTCTGGACCAAAGTTTGCGTTTGGCAAATTTGGCTTATCAAAGTGGGGTTCAGGGCGTGGTATGTTCTGGATTGGAAGTGGGTTTTTTAAAAGCGGTTTTCGGAGATAAATTGCGTTTGGTTGTGCCGGGGGTCAGACCTTCGCTGCAACAGGCAGTTGATCAAAAAAGGATTATAACGCCAAGGCAAGCCATTATAGAGGGTGCAACAGATTTAGTGGTTGGCCGGCCTATTTTACAAGCGGTCAATCCTGCTGAAGCCGCCCAGGCCATTCAGTCTGAAATGCAACAGGCGCAGCAAGAACTATCCCAACATAACAACCAGGTGATGTAA
- a CDS encoding DUF1049 domain-containing protein, which yields MSKLGWIIAIPVIAILVVFAVTNTQSVVITIWPFVTAETKVFLLVLVIFFIGFWAGWIGRWFAKRPK from the coding sequence ATGTCAAAGTTAGGATGGATTATTGCTATTCCGGTCATCGCTATATTGGTTGTTTTTGCGGTAACCAACACCCAATCTGTCGTTATTACTATTTGGCCATTTGTTACGGCGGAAACGAAGGTTTTTTTATTAGTCCTCGTTATCTTTTTTATAGGGTTTTGGGCGGGTTGGATTGGTCGTTGGTTTGCAAAGCGTCCCAAATAA
- a CDS encoding integration host factor subunit beta yields the protein MTKSELIATLLSLHPLLTHDEAERVVTSVFNRISEAMIKGKRVELRGFGIFSTRLRDPRPARNPKTGEKVMLQERRSPFFRAGKELKERINQVSKN from the coding sequence ATGACAAAATCAGAGTTAATAGCTACGCTTCTTAGCCTTCACCCCCTGCTAACCCATGATGAGGCAGAACGCGTTGTTACAAGCGTTTTTAATCGGATTAGTGAAGCGATGATCAAAGGGAAAAGGGTGGAGTTGAGAGGGTTTGGAATTTTTTCAACACGCCTGCGGGATCCCCGCCCTGCCAGGAATCCTAAAACCGGTGAAAAAGTTATGTTGCAGGAAAGAAGAAGCCCTTTTTTCCGGGCAGGTAAAGAATTAAAAGAAAGAATTAACCAGGTCTCTAAAAATTAG
- the rpsA gene encoding 30S ribosomal protein S1 produces the protein MNVTKNSASKSTIPPMEDFAALLEESFGNRKNIEGSVVKGKVIRIENDLAIIDVGLKSEGRISIKEFASPGQTSEIKAGDIVEVYIERIEDKNGEALLSREKARREESWVQLENNHKQNVRVTGVIFGRVKGGFTVDLSGAVAFLPGSQVDIRPIRDITPLMGHPQPFQILKMDRARGNIVVSRRAILEESRAEARTELVAGLKEGQILTGKIKNITDYGAFVDLGGVDGLLHITDISWKRITHPSDVLSLDQPVKVQIIRFNPENQRISLGMKQLETDPWQNIANKYAVGTKVNGRITNIADYGAFMELEDDVKGLIHVSEMSWTKKNLHPSKIVTVGQQVEVVVLDIDHQKRRISLGLKQTADNPWISFQQKNPVGTVLEGEVRNIADFGLFVGLPGDVDGMVHLSDLDWQRPGEQAIADYKNGDKVKVRVLDIDSEKERISLGIKQLNADPFATASDQYKKGDVVTATITAIQEAGLEVSLKEGVVGFVRKADLARERSEQRTDRFAIGEKVDAKVTSVDGKTRKISLSVKAKEMDEEKQAMADYGSSDSGASLGEILGAAISKAQKDTKPKKKKSEDSEA, from the coding sequence ATGAACGTAACAAAAAACAGCGCTAGCAAATCAACCATTCCCCCAATGGAAGACTTTGCAGCCCTTCTGGAAGAGTCATTTGGTAACCGTAAAAATATTGAAGGCTCTGTGGTTAAAGGTAAAGTTATTCGCATTGAAAATGATTTGGCGATCATTGATGTTGGATTGAAGTCGGAAGGCCGCATTTCGATAAAAGAATTTGCCTCCCCCGGCCAAACCTCGGAAATTAAGGCGGGCGACATTGTCGAAGTTTACATTGAACGAATTGAGGATAAAAATGGCGAGGCTTTATTAAGCCGTGAAAAAGCGCGCCGAGAAGAATCATGGGTTCAATTAGAAAATAACCACAAACAAAATGTCCGTGTTACGGGTGTTATATTTGGTCGGGTTAAAGGTGGGTTCACGGTTGATTTATCCGGAGCGGTTGCGTTTTTACCAGGCAGCCAGGTTGACATCCGTCCCATTCGAGACATCACTCCCTTAATGGGCCATCCCCAGCCTTTCCAAATTTTGAAAATGGATCGTGCCCGTGGCAATATTGTGGTTTCACGCCGGGCAATTTTGGAAGAAAGCCGTGCTGAAGCAAGAACTGAACTGGTCGCTGGTTTGAAGGAAGGCCAAATACTGACTGGCAAAATCAAAAACATTACAGATTATGGCGCCTTTGTGGATTTAGGTGGTGTTGACGGATTGCTGCATATCACCGATATTTCTTGGAAAAGAATTACCCATCCATCGGACGTTTTGTCCTTAGACCAGCCTGTTAAAGTCCAAATTATTCGCTTTAACCCAGAGAATCAGCGGATTTCTTTAGGCATGAAACAGTTGGAAACAGATCCATGGCAAAATATTGCGAATAAATATGCTGTCGGGACCAAGGTTAACGGCCGAATTACCAATATTGCTGATTATGGCGCCTTTATGGAACTCGAGGATGATGTTAAGGGGCTGATTCATGTTTCCGAAATGAGTTGGACAAAAAAGAATTTGCACCCCAGCAAGATTGTCACGGTCGGTCAACAGGTTGAAGTGGTTGTTTTAGATATTGACCACCAAAAACGCCGGATTAGCTTAGGCTTAAAACAAACTGCTGATAATCCATGGATTTCTTTCCAACAAAAGAATCCGGTTGGGACGGTTTTGGAAGGCGAAGTGCGTAATATTGCTGACTTCGGCTTATTTGTAGGATTGCCGGGAGATGTGGATGGAATGGTACATTTATCCGATCTTGATTGGCAACGCCCTGGCGAGCAAGCCATTGCCGATTATAAAAATGGCGATAAAGTTAAAGTGCGTGTCCTGGATATTGATTCGGAAAAGGAACGGATTAGCTTAGGGATTAAACAGTTAAATGCAGATCCATTTGCTACTGCTTCCGATCAATATAAAAAAGGCGATGTGGTGACGGCGACCATCACCGCTATTCAGGAAGCAGGATTGGAAGTATCCCTGAAAGAAGGGGTGGTTGGGTTCGTCCGTAAAGCTGATTTGGCCCGTGAACGTTCGGAGCAGAGAACAGACCGTTTTGCTATCGGGGAAAAAGTCGATGCAAAAGTGACAAGCGTTGATGGCAAAACCCGCAAGATTTCTTTATCTGTAAAAGCGAAGGAAATGGATGAAGAAAAGCAAGCAATGGCCGATTATGGTTCTTCTGATTCGGGCGCAAGCTTGGGTGAAATATTAGGTGCTGCTATTTCAAAAGCACAAAAGGATACCAAACCAAAGAAAAAGAAATCGGAAGATTCAGAGGCATAA
- a CDS encoding (d)CMP kinase: MHKISDKKKTIVVIAVDGPTAAGKGTLARQLARHLQFAYLDTGLLYRAVAAKALEHQLDWNNKDNPKLLDLAKNLTEVDLQSPSLREEKVGQTASIIATFPAIRAALLSFQRNFPESATAGNKLLQGAILDGRDIGTVIWPDAQVKLFVTALQEIRANRRYKELLNRGQQVIHAQVLQDIQERDKRDQNRLHAPLIPAADAVIIDNSNLNAEQAFQVALGHVQQRLANYH; the protein is encoded by the coding sequence ATGCATAAAATCTCAGATAAAAAGAAAACCATCGTGGTGATTGCGGTTGATGGGCCAACCGCTGCAGGAAAGGGCACATTGGCCCGACAGTTGGCGCGGCATTTGCAATTTGCTTATTTGGATACGGGCCTATTGTACCGGGCGGTTGCTGCCAAAGCGCTTGAGCATCAGCTGGATTGGAACAATAAAGACAATCCTAAGTTGCTTGATCTCGCCAAAAATTTAACGGAAGTTGATTTGCAGTCACCTTCCTTGCGCGAGGAAAAAGTGGGGCAGACCGCATCTATTATTGCAACATTCCCGGCAATCAGGGCAGCTTTATTATCATTTCAGCGGAATTTCCCAGAATCGGCAACTGCGGGTAATAAATTACTTCAAGGGGCGATTTTAGATGGGCGTGATATCGGCACTGTTATTTGGCCTGACGCTCAGGTAAAGCTGTTTGTAACTGCTTTGCAAGAAATTCGAGCGAATCGGCGTTATAAAGAGTTGCTAAATCGTGGGCAACAAGTTATACATGCGCAGGTTCTGCAAGATATCCAAGAGCGTGACAAGCGCGATCAGAATAGGTTGCATGCGCCTTTGATACCCGCTGCGGATGCCGTTATTATTGATAATTCCAATCTTAATGCCGAACAGGCTTTTCAAGTTGCTTTAGGCCATGTTCAGCAAAGATTAGCCAATTATCATTAA
- a CDS encoding TIGR02300 family protein, giving the protein MAKEKWGIKRLCLSCGAYFYDLNHQPSTCPKCGTLHDPEASLKSRKGRGAAAKTVAAKKAELLPETVEFLADDADIVLPGLDATHKDDELIEDTSELAEEDDVGNVIDNVENEEEQ; this is encoded by the coding sequence TTGGCAAAAGAAAAATGGGGTATCAAAAGGTTGTGCCTAAGCTGTGGGGCATATTTCTATGATTTGAACCATCAACCCAGCACTTGCCCCAAATGTGGGACATTACATGATCCCGAAGCCTCGTTAAAATCGAGAAAAGGCCGGGGCGCAGCCGCAAAAACGGTGGCCGCCAAAAAGGCGGAATTGCTTCCTGAAACTGTCGAATTTTTAGCTGACGATGCTGACATTGTGCTGCCTGGGTTAGATGCCACCCACAAGGATGATGAATTAATTGAAGATACATCAGAACTAGCTGAAGAAGATGATGTGGGCAATGTGATTGACAATGTGGAAAATGAAGAAGAACAATAA
- a CDS encoding LOG family protein: protein MKPIIPPVESPNISALPPQKPEEKINPRSIIAFKDLDFIAREDLRPIRLQLEYLKTDMLLKEWNVRSTIAVFGSARIPSPETALMVLENARKTKNPRIREQELARAEKLLGQAEIYERARALSFLIAKESQKRFQCAHICRDFVISTGGGPGIMEASNRGAADAESPNIGFNIELPHEQYPNPYITPDLNFRFHYFALRKMHFMLRARALVYFPGGFGTLDEMFEALTLIQTGKVEPLPIILFYKEFWKKLINFDFLLEQGMISASDLALLQFVDTPEQAWKIIVDFHDKKPTPPSNT, encoded by the coding sequence ATGAAACCCATTATTCCCCCCGTGGAGTCACCGAATATTTCCGCTTTACCGCCACAAAAACCGGAAGAGAAAATAAACCCAAGGTCTATTATCGCTTTTAAGGATCTGGATTTTATTGCCCGGGAAGATTTACGCCCGATTCGATTGCAGTTGGAATATTTAAAAACTGATATGCTTTTAAAAGAGTGGAACGTCCGCTCAACGATTGCGGTTTTTGGCAGTGCACGCATTCCCTCTCCTGAAACCGCTTTGATGGTGTTAGAAAATGCAAGAAAAACCAAAAATCCGCGGATACGCGAACAGGAGTTGGCGCGGGCAGAAAAATTGTTAGGGCAAGCAGAGATATATGAAAGGGCACGGGCTTTATCTTTTTTAATTGCCAAAGAAAGCCAGAAACGTTTTCAATGCGCCCATATATGCAGGGATTTTGTGATTTCCACGGGCGGTGGACCCGGGATCATGGAAGCATCTAATCGCGGCGCGGCGGATGCGGAAAGCCCCAATATCGGCTTTAATATTGAGTTGCCACATGAACAATATCCCAACCCCTATATCACCCCCGATTTGAATTTTAGGTTCCATTATTTTGCCTTGCGGAAAATGCATTTCATGTTACGGGCGCGGGCGTTGGTGTATTTCCCAGGGGGTTTTGGTACCTTAGATGAAATGTTCGAAGCCTTGACGTTAATTCAAACAGGGAAAGTTGAGCCGTTGCCAATCATCCTTTTTTATAAGGAATTTTGGAAAAAACTTATTAATTTTGATTTTTTGTTGGAACAAGGGATGATTTCTGCCTCAGACCTTGCTTTGCTCCAATTTGTGGACACGCCGGAACAAGCCTGGAAAATCATCGTTGATTTCCATGATAAAAAACCTACCCCACCCAGCAATACATGA
- a CDS encoding DNA polymerase III subunit gamma/tau, with protein MTSGYRVLARKYRPTILQELVGQETLVRILHNSFQSGRIAHAFMLTGVRGVGKTTTARIIARSLNCIGLDGQGSVTTKPCGTCTHCAMISQDRHVDVLEIDAASRTGVGDMREIIDSVKYLPVSARYKIYIIDEVHMLSTSAFNALLKTLEEPPPHVKFIFATTEIRKVPVTVLSRCQRFDLRRIDTPVLTQHLLNIAQQESIALDQQAAILIAEAADGSARDSLSLLDQAIVMANGTITSQMIQEMLGHAQDQHILVLFEYLIDGKIALAIQELEQFYRQGVDPSFLLQDLLRFTHQFTLLKYGVKSNLTWLGVDTENLSPAYRQLLDKLRVDGLNIMWQILLKGLSEVQTAFAPLQAAQMVLIRLTHYLAMPSPGEISNLFLSNQQVPQAGQPAQSNSATQPSVSISVLSKPTTPANPTALAVSPFPTIEKDVSSPPAVPPSTYANLAKSSEPANKTGAPGKVQNSSVSSPPTLLLHSFQEVLKLVDERRQGLLHAHLMRDMRLITFAPGFIECGLTPDAPSNLTLKLGQFLRETTGTAWEIKVNNQKVDVPTALEQQKILKDRQEQSAIQHPVMQNIFKHFPESKIERIYQKTKDFDILSADSDKTDMNPNFEEMNE; from the coding sequence ATGACAAGCGGTTATCGTGTCTTAGCACGGAAGTATCGTCCGACCATTTTGCAGGAGTTGGTTGGCCAGGAAACGTTGGTGCGTATCCTTCATAATTCCTTCCAAAGTGGCAGGATTGCCCATGCTTTCATGTTAACAGGGGTCCGGGGTGTTGGCAAAACCACAACGGCCCGGATCATTGCCCGTAGTTTAAATTGTATAGGCTTAGACGGCCAAGGTAGTGTTACCACCAAACCGTGCGGAACCTGTACCCATTGTGCCATGATCAGCCAGGATCGCCATGTTGATGTACTCGAAATTGATGCAGCCAGCCGGACAGGGGTTGGCGATATGCGGGAAATTATCGATAGCGTGAAATATTTGCCTGTTTCCGCGCGCTATAAGATTTATATTATTGATGAAGTCCATATGTTATCAACTAGCGCTTTTAATGCTTTACTCAAAACGCTGGAGGAACCGCCGCCGCACGTTAAATTCATTTTTGCCACCACTGAAATTCGGAAGGTTCCAGTAACCGTCCTTTCCCGTTGCCAAAGGTTTGATCTACGCCGGATTGATACACCGGTATTAACCCAACATTTATTAAATATTGCCCAGCAAGAATCCATTGCTCTGGATCAGCAGGCGGCGATCTTGATTGCGGAGGCTGCAGATGGTTCAGCCCGGGACAGTCTGTCTTTGCTTGATCAAGCCATTGTCATGGCGAATGGCACCATTACCAGTCAAATGATCCAAGAAATGTTGGGGCATGCCCAAGATCAACATATCTTGGTTCTATTTGAATATTTAATTGATGGCAAAATTGCCTTAGCCATCCAGGAATTGGAACAATTTTATCGTCAGGGTGTGGATCCTTCCTTTTTACTACAAGACCTATTGCGCTTTACCCATCAATTTACCCTGTTAAAATATGGTGTTAAGTCAAACCTGACTTGGTTAGGGGTGGATACGGAGAACTTGTCCCCCGCCTATCGCCAACTGTTGGACAAATTGCGGGTGGATGGATTAAACATCATGTGGCAGATTTTGTTAAAAGGTTTAAGCGAGGTGCAGACAGCCTTTGCCCCCTTACAGGCCGCCCAAATGGTGCTGATTAGACTGACGCATTATTTAGCCATGCCTAGCCCGGGGGAGATCAGCAATTTATTTTTGTCAAACCAACAGGTCCCTCAAGCCGGGCAACCGGCCCAAAGCAATTCTGCTACGCAACCTAGCGTTTCCATCAGCGTCCTATCAAAACCAACCACCCCTGCCAACCCTACCGCATTAGCCGTATCGCCCTTTCCAACGATCGAGAAAGATGTATCATCGCCCCCTGCTGTGCCCCCTTCTACCTATGCTAATCTGGCTAAATCATCGGAACCGGCCAATAAAACAGGAGCGCCGGGCAAGGTTCAAAATTCTTCTGTTTCTTCCCCACCTACCTTGCTGCTTCATAGTTTTCAAGAAGTTTTGAAACTAGTTGACGAGCGTCGGCAGGGACTTTTGCATGCCCATTTGATGCGGGATATGCGCCTAATAACATTCGCCCCCGGTTTTATCGAATGCGGCTTAACCCCTGACGCACCCAGCAATCTGACCCTTAAGCTTGGACAATTTTTAAGGGAAACCACGGGAACAGCCTGGGAAATTAAAGTGAATAACCAGAAAGTGGATGTTCCAACTGCCTTAGAGCAACAGAAAATATTGAAAGATAGACAGGAACAATCGGCAATACAGCATCCGGTCATGCAAAATATCTTCAAACATTTCCCGGAAAGCAAGATTGAACGTATTTATCAAAAAACAAAAGATTTTGATATTTTATCAGCCGATTCTGATAAAACAGACATGAACCCGAATTTTGAGGAGATGAATGAATGA
- a CDS encoding YbaB/EbfC family nucleoid-associated protein, with protein MKNNIGAMMKQAQMMQQRMQDVQNQLDKVEISGASGGGLVQVTLTGKGNVRQIKIDPSLFKGEEKEIVEDLICAAFNDAKNKVEQHASQEMSKITGGLNLPAGFKMPF; from the coding sequence ATGAAAAATAATATTGGCGCCATGATGAAACAAGCGCAAATGATGCAGCAAAGAATGCAAGATGTCCAAAATCAGCTGGACAAGGTAGAAATTAGCGGGGCATCAGGCGGCGGCTTGGTACAGGTGACCTTGACGGGTAAAGGCAATGTCCGCCAAATTAAAATTGATCCCTCCTTGTTTAAAGGCGAGGAAAAAGAAATTGTGGAAGACTTGATTTGTGCCGCCTTTAATGATGCTAAAAATAAAGTGGAACAGCATGCCTCCCAAGAAATGTCCAAAATAACCGGCGGATTAAATTTGCCCGCTGGCTTTAAAATGCCATTTTAA
- the recR gene encoding recombination protein RecR, giving the protein MYGIEISQLIQILGKLPGVGPRSAKRIALHLLKKRQSLMPQLLSILAQAQEHVKTCSQCHNLDSKDPCFICSDGKRDHHSLCVVEEISDLWAMERTQSFKGVYHVLGGTLSAIDGIGPEQLNIASLVTRINHKPIHELVLATSATVNGQTTAYYLTELFDKNTVRVTHLAYGLPVGGALDYLDETTIALAYKARLPFKQTST; this is encoded by the coding sequence ATGTACGGCATAGAAATCTCACAACTTATCCAAATACTCGGCAAACTACCCGGCGTTGGGCCGCGGTCGGCCAAACGCATTGCCTTGCATCTCTTGAAGAAAAGGCAAAGTTTGATGCCGCAGCTGTTGTCCATCTTGGCACAAGCCCAGGAACACGTAAAAACCTGTTCTCAATGCCACAATCTTGACAGTAAAGATCCCTGTTTTATTTGTAGCGATGGGAAACGGGATCATCACAGCCTGTGCGTGGTCGAGGAAATATCCGACCTTTGGGCGATGGAGCGGACGCAAAGTTTTAAAGGCGTTTATCATGTCTTGGGCGGAACCTTATCAGCCATTGACGGAATCGGGCCTGAACAGCTGAATATCGCCTCATTGGTCACCCGCATCAATCACAAGCCAATCCACGAGCTGGTTTTAGCCACCTCAGCAACTGTTAATGGCCAAACCACCGCTTATTACTTGACAGAGTTGTTTGATAAAAATACCGTCCGGGTTACCCACTTGGCTTATGGGTTGCCGGTAGGCGGAGCTTTGGATTATTTAGACGAAACTACCATTGCCCTAGCCTATAAAGCCAGACTGCCTTTTAAGCAAACCAGTACTTAA
- a CDS encoding MaoC family dehydratase — protein MTNANLLKTSYVEDLHIGMEASLTKKVQEKDVLSFSEISGDKNPVHLDEAFAKTTRFKERIAHGLLSASFISAVFGMKMPGPGSIYLNQALQFKAPVKIGDTVTAKVKVKNIDLNRARVIFETTCSVGELLVITGEAELLVPKRPAPSL, from the coding sequence ATGACAAATGCTAATCTGCTAAAAACATCTTATGTGGAAGACTTGCACATCGGAATGGAGGCAAGCTTAACGAAAAAAGTGCAGGAAAAAGATGTCTTGTCTTTTAGCGAAATTTCCGGTGATAAAAATCCCGTCCATTTGGATGAAGCCTTTGCGAAAACCACCCGCTTCAAAGAGCGCATTGCACACGGCTTGCTGTCGGCCAGCTTTATTTCTGCGGTTTTCGGAATGAAAATGCCGGGGCCTGGCAGTATTTATTTAAACCAAGCCCTTCAATTTAAAGCGCCGGTTAAAATTGGCGATACAGTCACAGCAAAAGTCAAAGTCAAAAACATTGATTTAAATCGGGCACGGGTGATATTTGAAACCACTTGCTCGGTTGGCGAATTACTGGTGATTACCGGAGAAGCGGAATTATTAGTACCCAAACGTCCCGCACCCTCTTTATAA